Proteins encoded in a region of the Brevefilum fermentans genome:
- a CDS encoding FtsW/RodA/SpoVE family cell cycle protein has protein sequence MGEGTFVTKADKPGKFQSIKLPFDVPMLLIVIVLVVFGLLMVYSASWDFSIQMGKGPTYIFGRQVVWVLLGSVTAIIASFFDYHRYRKLLVPTGVITLIALLAVLIVNEKGSPDYTRMLIGSSIQPSELAKAVIIIYLSFWLYRRKDSLNDVQAALIPMGIILGVTATLIMLQPDLSAAVTVLILGIMLLFLAGCDWKIILIILIIALIGGLPVMFLYSTGRNRMSSYLTGLSNPLESSYHIQRSLEAVIKGGWLGVGLGNAETKFTGLPLAATDSIFSVVAEETGILGGLFLVTMFVLLIWRGLVIAKNAPDQLGSLLAFGLTAWIGLEALLNMAVLVGLVPFTGNALPLISAGGSSLVVTLTSIGIILNVSKATFEQKTSERSPRSAVVDLRRRDGRGSVPRHNRP, from the coding sequence ATGGGTGAAGGAACTTTCGTAACTAAAGCGGATAAACCTGGCAAGTTTCAGTCCATCAAACTGCCCTTTGATGTGCCAATGCTTTTAATCGTGATCGTCCTGGTTGTTTTTGGCTTATTAATGGTTTATTCTGCAAGTTGGGACTTTTCAATTCAAATGGGCAAGGGACCCACCTATATCTTTGGTAGGCAGGTTGTGTGGGTATTGTTGGGGTCTGTGACGGCAATCATAGCCAGTTTTTTCGATTACCATCGCTATCGAAAGCTCCTTGTGCCGACGGGTGTCATCACCTTGATCGCTTTACTGGCAGTATTGATTGTCAACGAAAAAGGAAGCCCAGACTACACGCGCATGTTAATCGGGTCTTCAATCCAACCCTCAGAGCTGGCTAAAGCGGTCATTATCATTTACCTGTCTTTTTGGCTCTATCGCCGCAAGGATTCCCTCAACGACGTTCAGGCAGCGTTGATCCCTATGGGAATCATCCTCGGTGTCACTGCCACCTTGATCATGCTACAACCCGACCTCTCGGCTGCCGTTACCGTTTTGATTCTCGGCATCATGCTCCTTTTCCTGGCAGGTTGTGATTGGAAAATCATCCTGATTATCTTGATCATTGCGCTGATTGGTGGTTTACCGGTCATGTTTCTCTATTCAACCGGTCGAAATCGTATGAGTTCATACCTTACGGGACTCAGCAACCCTCTCGAGAGCAGTTATCACATCCAGCGCAGCCTTGAAGCCGTGATTAAAGGCGGATGGTTAGGTGTAGGTCTTGGCAATGCAGAAACAAAATTCACAGGGTTACCGCTTGCGGCAACCGACAGCATCTTTTCAGTTGTCGCTGAAGAAACTGGCATCCTGGGTGGCTTATTTCTGGTAACCATGTTTGTCTTGTTAATCTGGCGCGGTCTGGTGATCGCAAAGAATGCGCCTGACCAACTGGGCTCCCTGTTGGCCTTCGGTTTGACAGCCTGGATTGGACTGGAAGCATTGCTCAACATGGCAGTACTGGTGGGTCTGGTCCCTTTCACCGGTAACGCCTTGCCGTTGATCAGCGCGGGTGGCTCCAGCCTTGTTGTCACCCTCACGTCAATTGGCATCATTTTGAATGTTTCGAAAGCGACCTTTGAACAAAAAACATCCGAAAGGAGTCCACGCAGTGCGGTTGTTGATTTGCGCAGGCGGGACGGGCGGGGGAGTGTACCCCGCCATAACCGTCCTTAA
- a CDS encoding UDP-N-acetylglucosamine--N-acetylmuramyl-(pentapeptide) pyrophosphoryl-undecaprenol N-acetylglucosamine transferase produces the protein MYPAITVLKALELEKNQVLWVGGHGGMEEALVTRNEVPYTSISAAGVHGVGLARLPINIWKLIKGFFASRKILKQFKPDLLFFTGGYIAFPMAVAAIGRPSLLFVPDIEPGLALKVLARFASRIALITDASSQYFSNPSKLTVTGYPVRQELKDWNRAKALDKFGFDPNLPTLTVTGGSRGARSINTAIMNILPRLLEKMQVIHLVGHLDWEVIDSQSRNLTNSQAKRYRAFPYLHEMGAALAAANLILSRAGASVLGDYPLFGLPAILVPYPYAWRYQQINANYLAERGAAVIVRDEDLERDLFNQIVELISDSSKLSDMSRSMSALATPNSAAKIAALMQEMIGTNNGGSLR, from the coding sequence GTGTACCCCGCCATAACCGTCCTTAAAGCCCTCGAGCTTGAAAAGAACCAGGTCCTCTGGGTGGGTGGACATGGCGGCATGGAGGAGGCATTGGTGACCAGGAATGAGGTCCCCTACACCTCAATTTCAGCCGCAGGCGTGCACGGCGTTGGACTTGCCAGGCTTCCGATTAATATTTGGAAGCTGATCAAGGGTTTTTTCGCATCGCGCAAAATCCTCAAACAATTTAAACCGGACTTACTCTTCTTTACGGGTGGTTATATCGCATTCCCCATGGCAGTGGCAGCCATTGGAAGACCTTCGTTATTGTTCGTCCCCGATATCGAACCGGGTTTAGCCCTCAAAGTCCTGGCACGCTTCGCCAGCCGCATCGCCCTGATAACAGATGCCTCATCTCAATACTTTTCAAACCCATCGAAACTCACCGTCACGGGTTACCCGGTTCGCCAGGAATTAAAAGATTGGAATCGAGCAAAAGCCCTGGATAAGTTCGGCTTTGACCCCAATTTGCCAACGCTGACAGTAACGGGCGGAAGTAGAGGTGCTCGTTCAATTAATACGGCTATTATGAACATCCTCCCCAGGCTGCTTGAAAAAATGCAGGTCATCCATCTCGTCGGTCACCTGGATTGGGAGGTGATTGATTCGCAGTCCCGCAACCTGACAAACAGCCAGGCAAAACGCTACCGGGCTTTTCCTTACCTCCATGAAATGGGCGCAGCCTTGGCAGCCGCCAACCTGATCCTTTCCAGGGCGGGTGCTTCTGTGCTCGGAGATTATCCCTTGTTCGGCTTGCCGGCAATCCTCGTCCCTTATCCTTATGCCTGGCGTTATCAACAAATAAATGCCAATTATCTGGCTGAGCGTGGTGCTGCTGTCATCGTGCGTGATGAAGACCTTGAACGTGACCTGTTTAATCAAATTGTCGAATTGATTTCCGACTCGTCGAAACTCTCCGACATGAGCCGTTCAATGTCGGCTTTAGCTACGCCGAATTCCGCTGCAAAAATCGCTGCATTAATGCAAGAAATGATCGGAACTAACAACGGAGGTTCACTACGATGA
- a CDS encoding CvpA family protein — MISLSVLFWIYVIMFALIGAMRGWAKEVLVTSGVIVALFLVTILETFVPILKSMTTESKFWVRLVTLILMVFFGYQSPKFPRNINSGKFVRDRFEDTLLGSVVGAFNGYMIFGTAWFYLMEAGYPFAWITPPDTITEAGQSAVRLIEFLPPQWLNVPLIYIAVAVAFVLVLVVFI; from the coding sequence ATGATCAGCCTTTCCGTTCTGTTTTGGATCTACGTGATCATGTTTGCCCTGATCGGTGCTATGCGTGGCTGGGCTAAAGAGGTCCTGGTGACGTCTGGCGTAATCGTAGCCCTGTTCCTGGTTACAATTTTGGAAACCTTCGTTCCAATTCTGAAAAGCATGACCACCGAATCGAAGTTTTGGGTCCGTTTGGTCACTTTAATTCTGATGGTCTTTTTCGGGTATCAATCACCGAAATTCCCACGCAATATAAACTCCGGAAAATTCGTCCGGGATCGGTTTGAGGACACTCTATTGGGCTCCGTGGTTGGCGCGTTCAACGGGTATATGATCTTTGGCACCGCCTGGTTTTACTTGATGGAGGCTGGATATCCTTTTGCTTGGATCACTCCACCGGATACGATCACCGAGGCCGGTCAGAGTGCTGTCCGATTGATCGAATTTTTACCTCCGCAATGGCTGAATGTGCCCCTGATCTACATTGCGGTTGCGGTTGCTTTTGTGCTTGTATTGGTGGTGTTTATCTGA
- the murC gene encoding UDP-N-acetylmuramate--L-alanine ligase, with protein sequence MKHVHFIGIGGAGLSAIALILLEKGFAVSGSDRECTSMLSAITDAGARVFLGHAPQHIEGADLVIRSSAIPDENPEVVAALAKGIPVIKRQEYLAELTAGKLTLAVAGTHGKTTTTALLVWILHQMGLDPSYISGGMINQLGSNAHAGTGSHFVIEADEYDHMFLGLAPQIAVITNIEHEHADFFATAAEYQDAFKAFTRCVLPGGKIILCSEDPGVRSLLSDMPRLDAEIWTYGTNSEAHYFADNIAFINGYPQFELMFRDHMGDKTNLGTFNLLLPGRHNVLNATAALAVLHQAGVSLNAAKQAIREFTGAGRRFEVIGQADGVTIINDYGHHPTEIAATLEATHSRYPEHRIWAVWQPHTFSRTQALADRFVDALNLADKVLILKIFAAREADPGISAEDLCPAFPANKATYASTFDLAAENLTRNLAHGDVVIVFSAGDAIQLSQQLLKNLQQQEIIRQEMNR encoded by the coding sequence ATGAAACACGTTCACTTTATCGGCATTGGAGGAGCAGGACTCTCGGCGATCGCCCTGATCCTGCTGGAAAAGGGCTTCGCGGTCAGCGGTTCTGACCGCGAGTGCACTTCAATGCTGAGTGCCATCACAGATGCAGGTGCCCGGGTTTTTCTCGGGCATGCGCCTCAGCACATCGAGGGCGCTGACCTCGTGATTCGATCATCAGCGATCCCCGATGAAAACCCGGAGGTGGTTGCTGCCCTCGCCAAGGGCATTCCTGTCATCAAGCGTCAGGAATATCTTGCAGAGTTGACCGCTGGCAAGCTGACGCTGGCCGTCGCAGGAACCCATGGCAAAACGACCACCACCGCATTGCTGGTCTGGATCCTTCATCAAATGGGGCTGGATCCCAGCTATATCTCAGGTGGAATGATCAACCAGCTTGGATCCAATGCCCACGCAGGAACTGGATCTCATTTTGTAATCGAAGCCGACGAATATGATCATATGTTTCTTGGTCTTGCACCTCAAATTGCTGTGATTACCAACATCGAGCACGAGCATGCTGATTTTTTCGCCACAGCAGCCGAATATCAGGACGCGTTCAAAGCCTTCACCCGCTGCGTTCTACCAGGCGGCAAGATCATCCTGTGTAGCGAAGATCCGGGCGTCAGGTCTCTTTTGTCAGATATGCCCAGGCTGGACGCTGAAATTTGGACATATGGCACGAATTCCGAGGCTCATTATTTTGCCGATAATATCGCCTTTATTAACGGATATCCTCAGTTTGAATTAATGTTCCGCGATCACATGGGTGATAAAACCAACCTCGGCACCTTCAATCTGCTTCTACCCGGGCGTCACAATGTCCTTAATGCAACCGCAGCCCTGGCTGTTCTGCACCAAGCAGGCGTATCTCTCAACGCAGCGAAACAGGCGATCCGGGAGTTCACAGGTGCAGGGCGAAGATTCGAGGTCATCGGTCAGGCAGATGGCGTCACCATCATCAACGACTATGGACATCATCCCACTGAAATTGCCGCTACGCTTGAAGCAACCCATTCTCGTTACCCAGAACATCGCATCTGGGCTGTCTGGCAGCCTCATACCTTCAGCAGGACACAAGCTTTGGCGGATCGCTTTGTCGACGCGCTCAACCTGGCTGATAAGGTGCTCATCTTGAAAATCTTTGCCGCCAGGGAAGCTGACCCCGGCATATCAGCAGAAGATCTCTGTCCGGCTTTCCCGGCGAATAAAGCCACCTACGCCTCAACCTTTGACCTTGCTGCTGAGAATTTGACCCGAAACCTGGCGCACGGCGATGTTGTGATCGTCTTTTCTGCTGGTGATGCCATTCAGCTCAGCCAACAGTTATTGAAGAATCTACAACAACAGGAAATCATTCGTCAGGAAATGAACCGATGA
- the murB gene encoding UDP-N-acetylmuramate dehydrogenase: protein MKPHQLDELRAAFGARLHENISMANYTTARVGGSAVALIPTHTQEELSECAQMLWNLSMPFIILGSGSNILVSDKGLDVIVVHNRAHNVRIKTNSDSPYIEAESGAILGTVARQSALRGISGMEWSAPIPGTVGGAVYGNAGAYGNSIQSCLKMAKILHKTEGVSDWPVEKLNYQYRSSVFKREKIPAVILSATFNAVQTSREEAWEKIDAYQVHRKETQPPGASMGSTFKNPPGESAGRLIEAAGLKGHRIGRAIISPIHANFIVNLEGATAQEIYQLMKLAQETVADKFGVVLEPEIEFLGDFS from the coding sequence ATGAAACCACATCAATTGGATGAACTGAGAGCGGCTTTCGGAGCCAGGCTGCACGAAAATATCAGCATGGCCAATTACACCACGGCCAGGGTTGGCGGTTCTGCCGTCGCACTCATCCCCACCCACACGCAAGAAGAACTGTCCGAATGTGCGCAAATGCTTTGGAACCTGTCAATGCCCTTCATCATTCTGGGGAGTGGATCGAATATCCTTGTTAGCGACAAGGGTTTAGACGTCATTGTCGTTCACAATCGTGCACACAATGTGAGGATTAAAACCAACTCCGACTCACCCTATATCGAAGCAGAATCGGGTGCAATCCTCGGGACCGTTGCCAGGCAATCCGCTTTACGGGGGATCAGCGGGATGGAATGGTCTGCACCGATCCCGGGAACGGTGGGCGGTGCAGTCTATGGCAATGCCGGCGCCTATGGTAATAGCATTCAAAGCTGTTTGAAAATGGCAAAGATCTTGCACAAAACTGAGGGCGTAAGCGATTGGCCTGTTGAAAAGCTGAACTACCAGTACCGCAGCAGCGTGTTTAAGCGCGAAAAGATTCCCGCGGTGATCCTCTCAGCCACGTTTAATGCTGTCCAAACAAGCCGTGAGGAAGCCTGGGAAAAGATCGATGCTTATCAGGTCCATCGGAAAGAAACTCAACCACCTGGTGCATCAATGGGTTCCACGTTTAAAAACCCGCCCGGTGAATCCGCTGGAAGACTTATTGAGGCGGCTGGGTTAAAAGGTCATCGCATTGGTCGGGCGATCATCAGCCCCATCCATGCTAATTTTATTGTTAACTTGGAAGGTGCAACCGCTCAGGAGATCTACCAGTTAATGAAGCTCGCACAAGAAACGGTTGCAGATAAATTCGGGGTTGTTTTAGAGCCCGAAATCGAATTTTTAGGTGATTTTAGTTAA
- a CDS encoding D-alanine--D-alanine ligase family protein → MSQKLKLGIIYGGRSGEHEVSLMSARSVLSVIDTAKYDVIEIGISRQGKWFVGDDLWFKLKDEDLSNLTPAYFLPIPQNPGIYTVRNGEMSLLSPLDIVFPVMHGSFSEDGALQGLFELADIAYVGAGVLGSAVCLDKGLFKNVMLANHIPILPFHVFNRMELEKDITACLQTAEAIADYPLYTKPANLGSSVGISKCKDRTDLLKGLMEASRYDRRILVEKGLQNPREIEVSVLGNENPSASVPGEVIPKDIFYTYAEKYINDTAELVTKTDLSPEMVATIQGLAVKAYTATDCAGMARVDFLIDRETMQVYLSEINTIPGFTKISMFPKLWEASGLSYPALIETLIELALERKVQRDRTEREFRR, encoded by the coding sequence ATGAGTCAAAAGTTGAAACTCGGCATTATCTACGGTGGGCGATCCGGGGAACATGAGGTTTCCCTGATGTCCGCGCGTTCAGTGCTTTCGGTGATTGACACCGCAAAATATGATGTGATCGAAATCGGCATTTCCCGCCAGGGAAAGTGGTTTGTCGGAGATGACCTGTGGTTCAAGTTAAAAGATGAGGATTTATCGAACCTGACGCCAGCTTATTTCCTGCCCATTCCGCAAAATCCCGGTATCTACACCGTCCGGAATGGCGAGATGTCACTGCTCTCACCCCTCGATATCGTCTTTCCGGTAATGCATGGGTCATTCAGTGAAGATGGTGCCCTGCAGGGCTTGTTTGAGCTGGCGGATATTGCCTATGTTGGCGCTGGTGTTTTGGGGTCAGCGGTGTGCTTAGATAAAGGCCTGTTCAAAAATGTCATGTTAGCCAACCACATACCGATCCTGCCCTTTCATGTCTTCAATCGTATGGAGCTTGAAAAAGACATCACCGCTTGCCTGCAAACCGCGGAAGCCATTGCTGATTATCCCCTGTACACCAAACCCGCTAACCTGGGTTCTTCTGTTGGCATCAGCAAATGCAAGGATCGCACTGACCTGCTGAAGGGTTTGATGGAAGCCAGCCGTTACGATCGGCGTATCTTGGTGGAGAAAGGACTTCAAAACCCACGAGAGATCGAAGTGAGCGTCCTCGGTAATGAGAATCCATCAGCATCCGTACCTGGCGAAGTCATCCCCAAGGATATTTTTTACACCTATGCTGAAAAATACATCAACGATACCGCAGAACTGGTGACAAAAACCGACTTGTCGCCTGAAATGGTGGCGACAATCCAGGGGTTGGCTGTCAAAGCTTACACCGCAACCGATTGTGCAGGCATGGCCAGGGTCGACTTTTTGATTGATCGGGAAACCATGCAGGTATACCTGAGCGAGATTAACACCATTCCTGGATTTACAAAGATCAGTATGTTTCCCAAACTTTGGGAGGCATCCGGTTTATCCTACCCGGCGCTGATCGAAACGCTGATCGAATTAGCGCTTGAAAGAAAAGTTCAACGAGACAGAACAGAAAGGGAGTTCAGGAGGTAA
- a CDS encoding cell division protein FtsQ/DivIB: protein MANRRQAEMSRAEQVRARRQKSRKETPRVPFGSSVTRRPAPKNVTVTHRSTRTVPVVTRKKHTTTIPLKRKGAELQIPALPRLQFGWRLISGGIFLLSLVAVISFSSLNTFQVTAVNLKGAQRLSAEVILSQLDLVGKSIITLEPESIKDRVEANFPAIRSAQVTVNLPARVTIQVEEREPIILWEQEGSSMWIDAEGVVFPIFGEAEIFHRVIAVGDPPPEPEVFITDIDADTGEFSQHFENRTPRTTAEFVKTIISLSTTVPEGSQLQYHPQFGLGWHDPQGWMVYFGQDTTNIDSKLMEYQNILSVLNQQGITPALISLEFIHAPFYRMEQ from the coding sequence ATGGCTAACCGTCGCCAGGCCGAAATGAGCCGGGCAGAGCAGGTCCGGGCTCGCCGGCAGAAAAGCCGCAAAGAAACGCCCAGGGTTCCCTTTGGGAGTAGTGTCACGCGCAGGCCGGCACCCAAAAATGTAACTGTCACGCACAGGAGCACCAGAACAGTTCCGGTGGTCACCCGCAAGAAACATACCACCACGATTCCTCTTAAAAGGAAGGGGGCAGAATTACAGATTCCGGCTTTGCCCAGGTTGCAATTCGGTTGGCGCCTTATTTCAGGAGGTATCTTTCTGCTTTCCCTGGTAGCCGTGATCAGTTTTTCAAGCTTGAATACCTTTCAAGTAACCGCTGTCAACCTCAAAGGTGCTCAACGCCTGAGTGCCGAGGTCATTCTTTCCCAATTAGACCTGGTTGGCAAGTCGATTATCACCCTTGAACCCGAAAGTATCAAAGACCGAGTTGAAGCCAATTTCCCGGCCATTCGCAGTGCACAGGTAACCGTCAACCTTCCTGCCAGGGTTACCATTCAGGTTGAAGAACGAGAGCCCATCATCCTCTGGGAACAGGAGGGTTCATCAATGTGGATTGACGCGGAAGGCGTAGTCTTCCCCATTTTTGGCGAAGCAGAGATATTCCACAGGGTCATTGCTGTCGGAGATCCTCCCCCAGAGCCTGAAGTTTTTATTACGGATATTGACGCTGATACGGGCGAATTCAGCCAGCATTTTGAAAACAGAACACCCCGTACCACGGCAGAATTCGTTAAAACAATCATCTCCCTGTCAACAACGGTCCCTGAAGGCAGCCAACTCCAATATCATCCTCAATTCGGTCTGGGTTGGCACGATCCACAGGGTTGGATGGTTTATTTTGGCCAGGATACGACCAACATCGATTCAAAGCTTATGGAATATCAAAACATCTTATCAGTGCTGAATCAACAGGGAATCACCCCGGCTTTGATCAGTCTGGAATTCATTCATGCACCTTTTTACCGAATGGAGCAGTAA
- the ftsA gene encoding cell division protein FtsA: MDEPIIVGIDIGTSKICTLVARVENGSDLRILGVGIEPSQGLRKGVVVDLQAASLAVSRSVEKAERTSGFEINAALVSLAGSHVSSINSRGVVGISGGVVDREDIERALDAAQAVAIPHNREIVHVIQRSFIIDGQDGIRTPIGMHGYRLEVEAHIITASSSTMENLRQCVAASGIEISQFVLNPLASGEIVLTENERQMGVAVIDIGGGTTDMAIYIDGDVWHTMVLAVGGDHVTSDIGYILRLPITQAEEIKLKFGHAQKDAINPEEQFTIRSFGGDAPDRINRVDLAEIIQARMEEIYHLVLQEIRRSGYDGLLPAGVVLTGGASLLPGARQLASQVMGLPARIAQPQNLVGLVDQINSPAFSTSVGLLEWALLIAESSQYSDRRRPKQTGEWSIKIKDLLRRLLP; this comes from the coding sequence ATGGACGAGCCAATTATTGTCGGAATAGACATCGGAACAAGTAAGATCTGTACCCTGGTTGCCAGGGTGGAAAATGGCAGTGATCTTCGCATCCTCGGCGTGGGCATTGAGCCTTCTCAGGGGCTTCGTAAAGGCGTTGTCGTCGATTTGCAGGCGGCATCACTTGCGGTATCTCGCTCGGTTGAAAAAGCGGAACGCACCTCGGGTTTCGAGATTAATGCCGCCCTTGTCAGCCTGGCTGGATCCCATGTATCTTCGATCAACAGTCGCGGCGTTGTTGGCATCTCCGGTGGGGTCGTTGATCGTGAAGATATTGAGCGCGCACTGGATGCAGCCCAGGCAGTGGCTATTCCTCACAACCGAGAAATCGTCCATGTCATTCAACGCAGTTTCATCATTGACGGCCAGGACGGAATTCGCACCCCAATTGGTATGCACGGTTACCGCCTGGAAGTTGAGGCACACATTATTACCGCATCTTCTTCTACCATGGAAAATCTGCGCCAATGTGTTGCCGCTTCGGGGATAGAAATTTCTCAGTTCGTTCTCAACCCCCTTGCCTCTGGCGAGATTGTCCTTACAGAAAACGAACGCCAAATGGGGGTCGCGGTGATCGACATCGGTGGAGGAACAACAGACATGGCTATTTACATCGATGGTGATGTCTGGCACACCATGGTCCTGGCTGTTGGAGGAGACCACGTCACCTCAGACATTGGCTATATTTTACGACTGCCAATTACCCAGGCAGAGGAAATTAAACTGAAATTCGGTCATGCCCAAAAAGACGCCATCAACCCCGAAGAGCAGTTCACCATCCGCAGTTTCGGTGGTGATGCACCTGACCGAATCAATCGGGTGGATCTGGCAGAGATCATACAGGCTCGCATGGAAGAAATCTACCACCTGGTATTACAGGAGATACGGCGATCAGGTTATGACGGACTTCTGCCGGCAGGCGTGGTGCTGACCGGCGGTGCAAGCCTTCTCCCTGGAGCTCGACAGCTTGCCTCCCAGGTCATGGGGTTGCCCGCCCGCATTGCCCAACCTCAAAACCTGGTGGGGCTTGTAGACCAAATTAATTCACCGGCTTTTTCAACCAGTGTTGGTCTCTTAGAGTGGGCCTTGCTCATTGCTGAATCAAGTCAGTATAGCGACCGCAGACGACCGAAGCAGACCGGCGAGTGGTCCATAAAAATTAAGGATCTCCTCAGGCGCCTATTGCCCTGA
- the ftsZ gene encoding cell division protein FtsZ, which produces MMDKSFQPESYARIKVVGIGGGGCNAVNRMIDEGLTGIEFIAVNTDAQALAFSKAKARVRIGEKSTRGLGAGGDPRIGRIAAEETAEELYEVLKGSDMVFVTAGLGGGTGTGAAPVVAQIAKEIGALTIGVVTRPFTFEGTHRLKAAEEGVLTLKEHADTLIIIPNDRLLQIVDKRASLQEAFKVADDVLRQGIQGISELITIRGLINLDFADVRTIMSEGGAALMAVGEASGEDRAVKAAEIAISNQLLDVTIDGARGILFNVTGGDSLKLSEVNQAAALIKETAHPDVNLIFGAVIDESLGENLRITLIATGFEGQSLNNVLSKTENKGSYVPRQRPLPSMLEQEAEKSGEASLKGAETYEFPTRINTEDLDLPPFFRNRNPR; this is translated from the coding sequence ATCATGGATAAAAGTTTTCAACCCGAATCATATGCACGAATAAAAGTTGTTGGCATCGGTGGAGGCGGTTGCAATGCTGTCAACCGAATGATCGATGAAGGCCTAACCGGCATCGAATTTATCGCAGTCAACACGGATGCACAAGCCCTGGCGTTCTCAAAAGCCAAAGCGCGTGTGCGAATTGGCGAAAAATCTACCCGAGGACTCGGCGCTGGTGGAGATCCCCGCATCGGTCGGATAGCAGCAGAAGAGACCGCTGAGGAACTGTATGAAGTCCTTAAAGGCAGTGATATGGTCTTCGTGACAGCAGGCCTTGGCGGCGGAACTGGCACAGGCGCTGCACCGGTGGTCGCCCAAATTGCTAAGGAAATCGGCGCGTTGACCATTGGTGTGGTCACACGCCCCTTTACCTTCGAGGGCACACATCGATTAAAAGCGGCAGAAGAAGGTGTTTTAACGCTCAAAGAACATGCCGACACCCTGATCATCATCCCCAATGATCGGTTATTGCAAATTGTTGATAAACGCGCCAGCCTTCAGGAAGCTTTTAAAGTTGCTGATGACGTCCTGCGCCAGGGCATCCAGGGCATTTCTGAGCTGATCACCATTCGCGGCTTGATCAATCTCGACTTCGCTGATGTTCGCACCATCATGTCGGAAGGCGGCGCAGCCCTCATGGCTGTCGGGGAAGCCAGCGGTGAAGATCGAGCAGTTAAAGCCGCCGAGATCGCCATCTCCAATCAATTACTGGATGTCACTATCGATGGCGCACGCGGGATCCTCTTTAATGTAACTGGCGGTGATAGCCTTAAGCTCTCCGAAGTTAACCAGGCAGCAGCCCTGATTAAAGAAACTGCCCATCCTGATGTTAACCTCATTTTCGGTGCTGTAATTGACGAAAGCTTGGGAGAGAACTTGCGAATCACTCTGATTGCCACCGGGTTTGAGGGTCAAAGCTTAAACAACGTGTTGAGTAAAACCGAAAACAAAGGAAGCTATGTCCCAAGGCAACGTCCCTTACCCAGCATGCTTGAACAAGAAGCTGAAAAGTCCGGCGAAGCATCGCTGAAGGGAGCTGAAACTTATGAGTTTCCAACGCGGATTAACACGGAAGACCTGGATTTACCGCCTTTCTTCCGGAACCGAAATCCCAGATAA
- the nrdR gene encoding transcriptional regulator NrdR, protein MQCPFCLSQDSKVIDTTKIASRGIRRRRECLQCGERYTTLERPILGTPLLVKKDGTRESFNRDKLKEGILIACGKRPVSAAKIERLTGEIEAKLQRMGKSEVQSRVVGDMVIQGLKELDYIAYIRYAIVYLQLDDLEDIRSEIDRLLTD, encoded by the coding sequence ATGCAATGTCCATTTTGCCTGTCGCAAGATTCTAAAGTTATCGATACCACAAAAATCGCTTCCAGGGGGATCAGACGCAGAAGAGAGTGTCTCCAATGTGGTGAAAGATACACCACCCTGGAGCGTCCCATCCTTGGAACGCCTTTGTTGGTAAAAAAAGACGGCACGCGCGAATCTTTTAACCGTGATAAATTAAAAGAGGGCATCCTAATCGCCTGTGGCAAACGCCCCGTCTCCGCAGCAAAAATTGAACGGCTTACAGGGGAAATTGAAGCCAAGCTCCAACGCATGGGGAAATCTGAAGTCCAGTCTCGCGTGGTCGGCGATATGGTCATCCAGGGATTAAAGGAATTGGATTACATCGCTTATATTCGTTACGCCATCGTCTATTTACAACTGGATGACCTCGAAGATATTCGCTCTGAAATTGATCGCTTATTAACTGACTGA